One genomic window of Meles meles chromosome 15, mMelMel3.1 paternal haplotype, whole genome shotgun sequence includes the following:
- the C1D gene encoding nuclear nucleic acid-binding protein C1D encodes MAGEEINEDYPVEIHEYLSTFENSIGAVDEMLKTMMSVSRNELLQKLDPLEQAKVDLVSAYTLNSMFWVYLATQGVNPKEHPVKQELERIRVYMNRVKEITDKKKAAKLDRGAASRFVKNALWEPKPKNASKVANKGKSKN; translated from the exons ATGGCAGGTGAAGAAATTAATGAAGACTATCCAGTAGAAATTCATGAGTATTTATCAACATTTGAGAATTCCATTGGTGCTGTGGATGAGATGCTGAAGACCATGATGTCTGTTTCTAGAAATGAGTTGTTGcagaag ttggacCCCCTTGAACAAGCGAAAGTGGATTTAGTTTCTGCTTACACATTAAATTCAATGTTTTGGG TTTATTTGGCGACTCAGGGAGTTAATCCTAAGGAACATCCAGTAAAGCAGGAATTG gaAAGAATCAGAGTATACATGAACAGAGTCAAGGAAATAACAGACAAGAAAAAGGCTGCCAAGCTGGACAGAGGTGCAGCTTCAAGATTTGTGAAAAATGCCCTTTGGGAACCAAAACCTAAAAATGCATCCAAAGTTGCcaataaaggaaaaagtaaaaattaa